Proteins encoded together in one Polaribacter reichenbachii window:
- the hisH gene encoding imidazole glycerol phosphate synthase subunit HisH gives MKLVIIDYGAGNIKSIQFAFKRLGVDAVLSNNIDEIKAADKVIFPGVGEASSAMKMLQESGLDKLIPTLKQPVLGICLGMQLMCNSSEEGNTKGLGIFNVDVKKFSKAVKVPQMGWNVIYNLESELFAGVKEKDFMYLVHSFYAEECEESIATTDYEIEYASALKKDNFYGVQFHPEKSSKAGEQILKNFLNI, from the coding sequence AGCAGGAAACATAAAAAGCATTCAATTTGCTTTTAAACGTTTGGGAGTAGATGCTGTTTTATCAAATAATATTGATGAAATTAAAGCTGCTGATAAAGTAATTTTTCCAGGTGTAGGAGAAGCAAGTTCTGCAATGAAAATGTTGCAAGAAAGTGGTTTAGATAAATTAATTCCGACATTAAAACAACCAGTTTTAGGAATTTGTTTAGGTATGCAATTAATGTGTAACTCATCAGAAGAAGGAAATACAAAAGGATTAGGAATTTTTAATGTTGATGTAAAAAAGTTTTCGAAAGCTGTAAAAGTTCCACAAATGGGATGGAATGTAATTTACAATTTAGAATCTGAATTATTTGCAGGAGTTAAAGAAAAAGATTTTATGTATTTGGTGCATAGTTTTTACGCAGAAGAATGTGAAGAATCTATTGCAACCACAGATTATGAAATTGAATATGCATCAGCATTAAAAAAGGATAATTTTTATGGAGTACAATTTCATCCAGAGAAATCATCAAAAGCGGGAGAACAGATATTGAAAAACTTCTTGAATATTTAA